From one Plantibacter flavus genomic stretch:
- the manD gene encoding D-mannonate dehydratase ManD produces MNIDKAEVIVTSPDRNFVTLKLTTDDGLTGLGDATLNGRELAVVAYLSEHVVPLLLGRDASRIEDTWQFLYRSAYWRRGPVTMAAIAAVDMALWDITGKAAGMPVYQLLGGASRTGLLAYGHASGKSNEELFDSVREHQAQGYKAIRIQTAVPGLKSIYGIASNATFEGNTGVRYDHEPAQRGGLPNEEDWDTRSYLRHLPTVFEAVRNEFGPELPLLHDGHHRMTPIQAAKLGKSLEPYDLFWLEDCTPAENPEALRLVRQHTTTPLAIGEIFNTVWDYQQIIREQLIDYVRGAVTHMGGISHLKKTLDYASQYQIKSGMHGPTDISPVGMAAAMHLGLSIHNFGIQEYMKHGEKTDAVFQQSYTWENGMLHPGEAPGLGVELNVDEAGKYPYQRAYLPYNRLADGTVHDW; encoded by the coding sequence ATGAACATCGACAAGGCTGAGGTCATCGTCACGAGTCCCGATCGGAACTTCGTGACGTTGAAGCTCACGACGGATGACGGTCTGACCGGCCTGGGGGACGCGACGTTGAACGGGCGCGAGTTGGCGGTGGTGGCGTATCTGTCCGAGCACGTGGTGCCGTTGCTGCTGGGGCGTGATGCGTCGCGGATCGAGGACACGTGGCAGTTCCTGTATCGGTCGGCGTATTGGCGTCGGGGTCCGGTGACGATGGCGGCGATCGCGGCGGTCGACATGGCGCTGTGGGACATCACGGGCAAGGCTGCGGGCATGCCGGTGTACCAGTTGCTGGGCGGTGCGTCTCGGACGGGGCTGCTCGCCTACGGGCATGCGTCGGGGAAGAGCAACGAGGAGCTGTTCGACAGTGTGCGCGAGCACCAGGCGCAGGGCTACAAGGCCATCCGGATCCAGACGGCGGTGCCGGGGCTGAAATCGATCTACGGCATCGCCTCCAACGCCACGTTCGAGGGCAACACCGGCGTCCGCTACGACCACGAGCCGGCGCAGCGTGGCGGCCTGCCGAACGAGGAGGACTGGGACACCCGGTCGTACCTGCGTCACCTGCCGACGGTGTTCGAGGCGGTGCGGAACGAGTTCGGTCCGGAGCTGCCGTTGCTGCACGACGGGCACCACCGGATGACGCCGATCCAGGCCGCGAAGCTTGGGAAGTCGCTGGAGCCGTATGACCTGTTCTGGCTGGAGGACTGCACGCCGGCGGAGAATCCGGAAGCGTTGCGCCTCGTGCGGCAGCACACGACGACGCCGTTGGCGATCGGGGAGATCTTCAACACGGTGTGGGACTACCAGCAGATCATCCGCGAACAGCTCATCGACTACGTGCGTGGTGCGGTGACGCACATGGGCGGGATCTCGCATCTGAAGAAGACGTTGGACTACGCGTCCCAGTACCAGATCAAGTCGGGCATGCACGGCCCGACGGACATCTCCCCGGTCGGGATGGCGGCCGCGATGCACCTCGGCTTGTCGATCCACAACTTCGGCATCCAGGAGTACATGAAGCACGGCGAGAAGACCGATGCCGTGTTCCAGCAGTCGTACACCTGGGAGAACGGCATGCTGCACCCGGGAGAAGCACCGGGTCTCGGTGTCGAGCTGAACGTGGACGAGGCGGGCAAGTACCCGTACCAGCGCGCCTACCTGCCCTACAACCGTCTCGCCGACGGCACCGTCCACGACTGGTGA
- a CDS encoding EamA family transporter encodes MSLLAVTIVLAAAVCHAAWNIVAHGVSRIGMPFLWWGAVSSTVLWAIVVPFTGGLGTDALTGFAIGVMISAVLHYVYMLVLQRGYASGRLSTVYATARGTGPTISVIIAVLILGERPSLLALLGVAAIVVGVVAIGFVDRGSDPSPVAVDVRATRRRIDPAVAFGLLTGVAIAAYTIWDAHAVRTWGASPVAYMVGCTAVEVVLFSGSLGRRARELPAVLRAHWPRILAFGVLSPMSYILVLVAITMAPVALVAPMREVSVILVSLFGALVLREGRPVRRIAAATVVVIGVALLAG; translated from the coding sequence GTGTCTCTGCTCGCCGTCACCATCGTCCTCGCCGCCGCGGTCTGCCACGCGGCGTGGAACATCGTCGCCCACGGCGTCAGCCGGATCGGCATGCCCTTCCTCTGGTGGGGGGCCGTGTCGAGCACCGTGCTGTGGGCGATCGTCGTCCCCTTCACCGGCGGGCTCGGTACGGACGCCCTCACCGGCTTCGCCATCGGCGTCATGATCTCCGCCGTGCTGCACTACGTCTACATGCTTGTGCTGCAGCGCGGCTACGCCAGCGGACGCCTCTCCACCGTCTACGCCACGGCGCGCGGCACCGGCCCGACGATCAGCGTGATCATCGCCGTCCTCATCCTCGGTGAACGCCCGTCACTGCTCGCGCTTCTCGGTGTCGCGGCGATCGTCGTCGGCGTCGTCGCGATCGGGTTCGTCGATCGCGGGAGCGACCCGTCACCGGTCGCCGTCGACGTACGCGCCACGCGACGACGCATCGACCCTGCAGTCGCCTTCGGACTCCTCACCGGGGTCGCGATCGCGGCCTACACGATCTGGGACGCGCACGCCGTCCGCACGTGGGGCGCCTCGCCCGTCGCGTACATGGTCGGCTGCACCGCGGTCGAGGTCGTGCTGTTCTCCGGTTCGCTCGGTCGCCGGGCGCGCGAGCTTCCGGCGGTCCTGCGCGCCCACTGGCCACGCATCCTCGCCTTCGGGGTGCTCTCGCCGATGTCGTACATCCTCGTGCTCGTCGCCATCACCATGGCACCGGTCGCCCTCGTCGCGCCGATGCGTGAGGTGAGCGTCATCCTCGTCAGCCTGTTCGGTGCACTCGTGCTCCGCGAGGGCCGACCCGTGCGCCGGATCGCCGCGGCGACCGTCGTCGTGATCGGCGTCGCCCTCCTCGCGGGCTGA
- a CDS encoding RidA family protein, producing MTERTAISTTDAPAPAHTFSQGVRKGNFVQVSGQGPVDPATNEYLFPGDVAAQTTRTLQNVEAILAAGGATFDDVMMLRVYLTKREDFAIMNDAYGEFVGSRVKGGVLPSRTTVFTGLPREEMLVEIDAIAIVD from the coding sequence ATGACCGAACGCACCGCCATCTCCACCACCGACGCCCCGGCTCCCGCGCACACCTTCTCCCAGGGCGTCCGCAAGGGCAACTTCGTCCAGGTCTCCGGCCAGGGCCCCGTCGACCCCGCGACGAACGAGTACCTGTTCCCGGGCGACGTCGCCGCGCAGACCACCCGCACCCTGCAGAACGTCGAGGCCATCCTCGCGGCCGGCGGCGCGACCTTCGACGACGTCATGATGCTGCGCGTCTACCTCACCAAGCGCGAGGACTTCGCGATCATGAACGACGCCTACGGCGAGTTCGTCGGCTCGCGCGTCAAGGGTGGCGTCCTGCCCTCCCGCACCACGGTCTTCACGGGCCTCCCCCGCGAGGAGATGCTCGTCGAGATCGACGCCATCGCGATCGTCGACTGA
- a CDS encoding IclR family transcriptional regulator, with protein MSQSLSRALDLLREIVSGTNSLDALAATAGVHKTTVLRLLNTLEEHGFVTRDASFRYHLGRAMFELTQTALDEQDVRGVAAPHIRALGAATGQTVHLAAYEGGSVFYIDKVESRQPLRMYSRVGLPASLYATGVAKVLLGGLDEAERRRVVTGIVFERYTDKTITDADALLAEIERSTERGWAEDHEEHESFMNCVAAPVFGPDGRVTAAVSISVPTMVLPHSGVRALLPQLLATTTAISTELGYAPPAPAEAPVTS; from the coding sequence ATGAGCCAGTCCCTGTCCCGCGCGCTCGACCTCCTCCGCGAGATCGTCTCGGGCACCAATTCCCTCGACGCGCTCGCGGCGACGGCCGGTGTGCACAAGACCACGGTGCTGCGCCTGCTCAACACGCTCGAGGAGCACGGCTTCGTCACGCGCGACGCGTCGTTCCGGTACCACCTCGGGCGGGCGATGTTCGAGCTGACCCAGACCGCGCTCGACGAGCAGGACGTCCGCGGCGTCGCCGCTCCGCACATCCGGGCGCTGGGGGCGGCCACGGGCCAGACGGTGCACCTCGCCGCCTACGAGGGCGGCTCCGTCTTCTACATCGACAAGGTCGAGTCGCGTCAGCCCCTCCGCATGTATTCGCGCGTCGGCCTGCCGGCCTCCCTGTACGCGACCGGCGTCGCGAAGGTCCTCCTCGGCGGACTCGACGAGGCGGAGCGGCGACGCGTCGTCACGGGCATCGTGTTCGAGCGGTACACCGACAAGACCATCACCGACGCCGACGCCCTGCTCGCCGAGATCGAGCGTTCGACCGAACGCGGATGGGCCGAGGACCACGAGGAGCACGAGAGCTTCATGAACTGCGTGGCCGCTCCGGTCTTCGGGCCCGACGGCCGGGTCACCGCGGCGGTGTCGATCTCGGTCCCCACCATGGTGCTCCCCCACAGCGGCGTCCGCGCCCTCCTGCCGCAGCTCCTTGCCACCACAACCGCGATCTCCACCGAACTCGGCTACGCGCCGCCGGCGCCCGCGGAGGCACCCGTCACCTCCTGA
- a CDS encoding sugar kinase yields MTTSPSTVSTIGEAMVVLLPEGQLPVAEAREYRTGVGGAEFNVASSLARLGVPTHWISRLGDDGFGDYILETARHDGVLTDAVERDDHRPTGLYVKETVVSAGGDRRPRMHYYRSESAASQLGADTLRHEATRAAITASAIVHTSGITPALSDSTALLVGELGDALPRDTVLSVDLNFRPRLWERRSTAPLHRLLDQASVLFLGVDEAELFFGHTDATRLFAELPTLRRIVLKDEENAATTLHRGSEAGVDVRSLSVDVVETVGAGDAFAAGYLAGLASGRSDTACTRLGHAVAASTLVCHGDRPELVPDAQGVSTIVEATDEEWASWRITAERPLPWTTVGAHGMIDA; encoded by the coding sequence ATGACGACGTCACCGTCCACCGTGAGCACGATCGGCGAAGCGATGGTCGTCCTCCTGCCCGAGGGCCAGCTCCCGGTCGCCGAAGCCCGCGAATACCGGACGGGCGTCGGGGGTGCCGAGTTCAACGTCGCCTCCAGCCTCGCGCGCCTGGGCGTCCCCACCCACTGGATCTCGCGCCTCGGCGACGACGGGTTCGGTGACTACATCCTCGAGACGGCCCGGCACGACGGCGTCCTCACCGACGCCGTCGAACGCGACGACCACCGGCCCACCGGCCTCTACGTCAAGGAGACGGTCGTGAGCGCGGGCGGCGACCGTCGACCGCGGATGCACTACTACCGCAGCGAGTCCGCCGCGTCGCAGCTCGGCGCCGACACCCTGCGACACGAAGCGACCCGGGCGGCCATCACCGCTTCGGCCATCGTGCACACCTCCGGCATCACCCCGGCGCTGTCCGACTCGACCGCGCTGCTCGTGGGCGAGCTGGGCGACGCGCTCCCCCGAGACACCGTCCTGAGCGTCGACCTCAACTTCCGGCCGCGACTCTGGGAGCGTCGCTCGACCGCCCCGCTGCATCGCCTGCTCGACCAGGCGTCCGTCCTGTTCCTGGGCGTCGACGAAGCGGAGCTGTTCTTCGGCCACACGGACGCCACCCGCCTCTTCGCCGAGCTGCCGACCCTGCGGCGCATCGTGCTCAAGGACGAGGAGAACGCCGCGACCACCCTCCACCGCGGGTCCGAGGCGGGCGTCGACGTGCGGTCGTTGTCGGTCGACGTCGTCGAGACCGTCGGTGCGGGCGACGCGTTCGCCGCCGGCTACCTCGCCGGGCTGGCCTCGGGTCGCTCCGACACCGCCTGCACGCGGCTCGGCCACGCGGTAGCGGCGTCGACGCTCGTCTGCCACGGCGACCGCCCCGAGCTCGTGCCGGACGCCCAGGGTGTCAGCACCATCGTCGAGGCGACCGATGAGGAATGGGCGTCGTGGCGCATCACCGCAGAGCGCCCACTGCCGTGGACCACCGTCGGCGCACACGGGATGATCGACGCATGA
- a CDS encoding amino acid deaminase, with protein sequence MTDDFDAGALGVLDGSLKGFPPASVGTDAATFLAGRPALADFTTPLVTLDRSAVTDNVETMRQWCERAGVGLAPHGKTTMNRALWQRQLDAGAWGITVATPWQLSVALDWSIPRVMLANALVQPEHLRAVGRALDRGDAEIVVWADSVRAVQIMSRVLAEQPLGRPLHVLVELGAPGGRTGARDHATALEIAEAVVASPELALAGVSGYEGALAHHGDDGSLQIVRDYLTSLAELHTGLLAAGRYDDRVETLIVTAGGSAYFDVVAEVLAELRDLDGARGRAVDVLLRSGAYVTHDDGFYRGITPLGRHEGTGDFRSAIHGWATIVSRPEPGLALVDGGKRDFPFDEGLPEVQGVRRAGSATVEPLPGATTTAMNDQHTFVSLPPGSDVEVGDVIRLGLSHPCTTFDKWRALVVIDDVRLAEPSAVDAVTTTFG encoded by the coding sequence ATGACGGACGACTTCGATGCCGGTGCGCTGGGCGTGCTCGACGGCAGCCTCAAGGGCTTCCCACCGGCGTCCGTCGGGACCGACGCCGCCACGTTCCTCGCCGGTCGACCGGCGCTGGCCGACTTCACCACGCCGCTCGTCACGCTCGACCGCTCGGCGGTCACCGACAACGTCGAGACCATGCGGCAGTGGTGCGAGCGCGCCGGGGTGGGCCTCGCGCCGCACGGCAAGACCACGATGAACCGGGCCCTCTGGCAGCGTCAGCTCGACGCGGGTGCCTGGGGCATCACCGTCGCGACCCCGTGGCAGCTCTCCGTCGCGCTCGACTGGTCGATCCCCCGCGTGATGCTCGCCAACGCCCTCGTGCAGCCCGAACACCTGCGCGCCGTCGGGCGGGCCCTCGACCGCGGCGACGCCGAGATCGTCGTGTGGGCCGACTCCGTCCGCGCCGTGCAGATCATGTCGCGCGTGCTCGCCGAGCAGCCACTGGGTCGCCCGCTCCACGTGCTCGTGGAACTCGGTGCGCCGGGTGGCCGCACCGGAGCCCGGGACCACGCCACCGCGCTCGAGATCGCCGAGGCCGTCGTCGCCTCGCCCGAGCTCGCGCTCGCCGGCGTCAGCGGCTACGAGGGGGCCCTCGCGCACCACGGCGACGACGGCTCCCTGCAGATCGTGCGTGATTACCTGACCTCGCTCGCCGAGCTGCACACCGGGCTCCTCGCCGCCGGCCGCTACGACGATCGCGTCGAGACCCTCATCGTGACCGCCGGGGGCAGTGCCTACTTCGACGTGGTCGCCGAGGTCCTCGCGGAACTGCGCGACCTCGACGGTGCTCGCGGACGCGCCGTCGACGTGCTGCTGCGCTCCGGCGCCTACGTGACCCACGACGACGGCTTCTACCGGGGGATCACGCCGCTGGGCCGCCACGAGGGTACTGGCGACTTCCGCTCCGCGATCCACGGCTGGGCGACGATCGTCTCCCGCCCCGAGCCCGGCCTGGCGCTCGTCGACGGCGGGAAGCGTGACTTCCCCTTCGACGAAGGGCTCCCCGAAGTGCAGGGCGTCCGCCGCGCCGGATCCGCCACCGTCGAACCGCTCCCGGGCGCGACGACCACGGCCATGAACGACCAGCACACCTTCGTCTCCCTGCCGCCCGGCAGCGACGTCGAGGTCGGTGACGTCATCCGCCTGGGCCTCTCCCACCCGTGCACCACCTTCGACAAGTGGCGTGCCCTCGTGGTCATCGACGACGTCCGTCTCGCCGAACCGAGCGCCGTCGACGCCGTCACCACCACCTTCGGCTGA
- a CDS encoding bifunctional 4-hydroxy-2-oxoglutarate aldolase/2-dehydro-3-deoxy-phosphogluconate aldolase: protein MTLETPPTTPHALDALYADRAIAVVRVPVIPDPVELCRALAAGGIRSVEFTFTTPGVEALIRAAADAIGDHGAVIGAGTVVDRDTAQRAIDSGAQFLVTPGLSEEVAEVATAAGIPFLLGAMTPSEVMRAASLGSHAVKIFPAAAMGSGFLKDLKGPFPGLRLVPSGGLHAGNAREYIQAGAAAVTAGSSVVGAADVAAADWAGVTERATAFTAAALLP from the coding sequence ATGACGCTCGAGACCCCTCCCACCACGCCGCACGCCCTCGACGCCCTGTACGCCGACCGCGCCATCGCCGTCGTCCGCGTGCCCGTCATCCCCGACCCGGTCGAACTCTGCCGGGCGCTCGCCGCGGGCGGGATCCGCAGTGTGGAGTTCACCTTCACGACGCCGGGCGTCGAAGCCCTGATCCGTGCCGCGGCCGACGCGATCGGCGACCACGGGGCCGTGATCGGCGCGGGGACGGTCGTGGACCGCGACACCGCACAGCGCGCCATCGACAGCGGAGCGCAGTTCCTGGTCACGCCCGGGCTGAGCGAGGAGGTGGCCGAGGTCGCCACCGCCGCCGGCATCCCGTTCCTGCTCGGTGCGATGACGCCGAGCGAGGTCATGCGCGCCGCGTCCCTCGGTTCCCACGCGGTCAAGATCTTCCCGGCCGCCGCCATGGGGTCCGGCTTCCTCAAAGACCTCAAGGGTCCGTTCCCGGGTCTCCGGCTCGTGCCGTCGGGCGGACTGCACGCCGGCAACGCCCGCGAGTACATCCAGGCCGGCGCAGCCGCCGTGACCGCGGGTTCGAGTGTGGTCGGTGCGGCCGACGTCGCCGCGGCCGATTGGGCCGGCGTCACCGAGCGTGCGACCGCCTTCACCGCGGCGGCCCTCCTGCCGTGA
- a CDS encoding N-acyl-D-amino-acid deacylase family protein — MTSRPTDGARAVVIRGARIVDGTGGPSVHGSLFIDGGRIVAIGASAEADAPADALIIDADGLVASPGFIDMHAHSDLAVLRDHEHLAKVSQGVTTEVLGQDGLSYAPTDDRTMAIVRQQIAGWNGQPDDVDFAWRTVGEYLDRVDRGTALNVAYLVPQGSVRMLVVGTENRAATADEIARMQELVAAGMREGAVGMSSGLTYVPGMFADTEELVALCRTVAEHGGFYAPHQRSYGKGALEAYAEMIDISRRSGCALHLTHATMNFGVNAGRAAELVALIDAAIADGVDITLDTYPYLPGSTTLSALLPSWAAVGGPDATIERLGDEEVRARIRYELEVLGTDGCHGVVTDWATIEISGVANPELAGFVGRTVADIAAEDAGHAWSGDPTALFFALLEADRLATGILQHVGDEANVRTMMVHPAHTGGSDGILIGAKPHPRAWGTFPRYLGHYVREEGVLGLEDAVAHLTSRPAARLGLSDRGVLRVGAVADLVLFDLTTIADRATFAEPRQQAAGIPWVFVNGAAVIADGRRTDAVPGRSIRRPA; from the coding sequence GTGACGTCGCGACCGACGGACGGAGCGCGCGCGGTGGTCATCCGCGGCGCTCGCATCGTCGACGGCACCGGCGGACCGAGCGTGCACGGGTCGCTGTTCATCGACGGGGGCCGCATCGTCGCGATCGGGGCGTCCGCCGAGGCCGACGCACCTGCTGACGCCCTGATCATCGATGCTGACGGTCTCGTCGCGTCGCCCGGCTTCATCGACATGCACGCACACTCCGACCTCGCGGTCCTCCGCGACCACGAGCACCTCGCCAAGGTCTCGCAGGGCGTCACCACGGAGGTCCTCGGACAGGACGGGCTCTCCTACGCCCCGACGGACGACCGCACGATGGCCATCGTCCGGCAGCAGATCGCCGGTTGGAACGGGCAACCCGACGACGTCGACTTCGCCTGGCGGACCGTCGGCGAGTACCTCGACCGGGTCGACCGCGGGACCGCGCTGAACGTCGCCTATCTGGTGCCGCAGGGCTCCGTCCGGATGCTCGTGGTCGGCACCGAGAACCGGGCTGCGACCGCCGACGAGATCGCTCGGATGCAGGAGCTCGTCGCCGCCGGCATGCGGGAGGGCGCGGTCGGGATGTCCTCCGGCCTCACCTACGTGCCCGGCATGTTCGCCGACACCGAGGAACTCGTCGCGCTGTGCCGAACCGTCGCGGAGCACGGCGGCTTCTACGCACCGCACCAGCGCTCGTACGGCAAGGGTGCACTCGAGGCATACGCGGAGATGATCGACATCAGTCGTCGTTCCGGCTGCGCACTGCACCTCACGCACGCGACGATGAACTTCGGCGTCAACGCCGGCCGGGCCGCCGAACTTGTGGCCCTGATCGACGCCGCCATCGCGGACGGCGTCGACATCACGCTCGACACCTATCCGTACCTGCCGGGTTCGACGACCCTGTCGGCGTTGCTGCCGAGCTGGGCGGCGGTCGGCGGGCCGGACGCGACGATCGAGCGTCTGGGCGACGAGGAGGTCCGGGCGCGGATCCGATACGAGCTCGAGGTGCTCGGCACCGACGGCTGTCACGGTGTCGTCACCGACTGGGCCACGATCGAGATCTCCGGCGTCGCGAACCCCGAGCTCGCCGGCTTCGTCGGGCGGACCGTCGCCGACATCGCCGCCGAGGATGCGGGACACGCATGGTCGGGCGACCCGACGGCCCTGTTCTTCGCGCTGCTCGAAGCCGACCGGCTCGCGACCGGCATCCTCCAGCACGTCGGCGACGAGGCCAACGTGCGCACGATGATGGTGCACCCGGCCCACACGGGCGGGAGCGACGGGATCCTGATCGGCGCGAAGCCACACCCGCGTGCCTGGGGCACCTTCCCGCGCTACCTCGGCCACTACGTCCGCGAAGAGGGGGTGCTCGGGCTGGAAGACGCCGTCGCCCACCTCACCTCGCGGCCGGCTGCGCGCCTCGGCCTCAGCGACCGCGGCGTGCTCCGCGTCGGAGCCGTGGCCGACCTCGTCCTGTTCGACCTCACGACCATCGCCGACCGCGCGACGTTCGCCGAGCCCCGGCAGCAGGCCGCCGGCATCCCGTGGGTGTTCGTGAACGGTGCCGCCGTCATCGCCGACGGTCGGCGCACCGACGCCGTCCCCGGCCGCTCGATCCGCCGCCCGGCCTGA
- a CDS encoding GntP family permease gives MPINALARSVAAAAPAPSDPIGWLQQTTPGLLILCAVAIAVLLFLIIRVKLEPFISLFIVGIGLALATGTSIYQIVGVAVPDPFDDEQIKPGASLLETGFGGILGHITIIIGLGTVLGAILERSGGADVLIRKLLGRFGERGAPIAMGLTGLIFGIPVFFDVGIFVLAPLVYITARRGGKSLVLYALPMLAGLSMTHAFLPPHPGPTALAGTFEVGLGWLILMGFLCGIPAFIASGIAWPLWIGKRVMVSVPEEYVLEPEDDAPERKDVSLWSVGLIIITPILLILAATFGALALPNGPVLEALTLIGNPAVALTIAVCLAYYVLGVRRGMTLAELGELSGQSLRPIGMILLVVGAGAFFGAVISATGVGAALAEVLGSLGLPIIVSAYLISSGLRIAQGSATAAIVITAGILQPVVLAGDYSQPQLALIGIAIAAGSITLSHVNDGGFWIIAKYFNMSVKQTLATWTVLETILSVVGFGMVALIWLFV, from the coding sequence ATGCCCATCAACGCCCTCGCGCGCAGCGTCGCGGCCGCCGCTCCAGCACCGAGCGACCCCATCGGCTGGTTGCAGCAGACCACGCCCGGCCTGCTCATCCTGTGTGCCGTCGCCATCGCGGTGCTGCTGTTCCTCATCATCCGGGTGAAGCTCGAACCGTTCATCTCGCTCTTCATCGTCGGCATCGGCCTTGCTCTCGCGACCGGGACGAGCATCTACCAGATCGTCGGCGTGGCCGTGCCGGATCCCTTCGACGACGAGCAGATCAAGCCGGGGGCGTCGCTCCTCGAGACCGGCTTCGGTGGGATCCTCGGGCACATCACGATCATCATCGGTCTCGGCACCGTGCTCGGCGCGATCCTGGAGCGCTCCGGTGGTGCTGACGTCCTCATCCGGAAGCTGCTCGGTCGCTTCGGGGAACGCGGTGCTCCGATCGCGATGGGGCTCACCGGTCTCATCTTCGGTATCCCCGTGTTCTTCGACGTCGGCATCTTCGTCCTCGCGCCCCTCGTCTACATCACCGCGCGTCGCGGCGGGAAGTCGCTCGTGCTCTACGCGCTCCCGATGCTCGCCGGTCTCTCGATGACGCACGCGTTCCTGCCTCCGCACCCGGGCCCGACGGCGCTCGCCGGCACCTTCGAGGTCGGGCTCGGCTGGCTCATCCTCATGGGCTTCCTCTGCGGCATCCCCGCCTTCATCGCGTCGGGTATCGCCTGGCCGCTCTGGATCGGGAAGCGCGTCATGGTCTCGGTTCCCGAGGAGTACGTCCTGGAGCCCGAGGACGACGCCCCCGAGCGCAAGGACGTCTCGCTCTGGAGCGTCGGTCTCATCATCATCACGCCGATCCTGCTGATCCTCGCCGCCACCTTCGGCGCCCTCGCCCTGCCGAACGGACCAGTCCTCGAAGCGTTGACGCTCATCGGCAACCCGGCGGTCGCGCTCACGATCGCCGTCTGCCTCGCGTACTACGTGCTCGGGGTGCGGCGCGGCATGACGCTCGCCGAACTGGGCGAGCTCTCCGGCCAGTCGCTCCGACCGATCGGCATGATCCTGCTCGTCGTCGGTGCGGGTGCGTTCTTCGGCGCCGTCATCTCGGCGACGGGGGTGGGCGCGGCGTTGGCCGAGGTGCTCGGTTCGCTCGGCCTGCCGATCATCGTGTCCGCGTACCTCATCAGTTCCGGCCTCCGCATCGCGCAGGGCTCGGCGACCGCGGCCATCGTGATCACGGCGGGGATCCTGCAGCCGGTCGTGCTCGCGGGTGACTACTCGCAGCCGCAGCTGGCGCTCATCGGCATCGCGATCGCCGCGGGTTCGATCACGCTCTCGCACGTCAACGACGGCGGGTTCTGGATCATCGCGAAGTACTTCAACATGTCGGTGAAGCAGACGCTCGCGACCTGGACCGTGCTCGAGACGATCCTCTCGGTCGTCGGCTTCGGGATGGTCGCCCTCATCTGGCTGTTCGTCTAG
- the nucS gene encoding endonuclease NucS, with the protein MRLVIAECSVDYAGRLSAHLPLAKRLLMVKNDGSLLVHSDGGSYKPLNWMSPPCVLTTVEPDETQAAAGITELWKVTHKKTGDALIVSIHEVHHDSAHELGLDPGLQKDGVEAHLQKLLAEQIELLGDGYRLIRREYMTAIGPVDILATDATGASVAVELKRRGDIDGVEQLTRYLELMNRDPLLAPVQGVFAAQEIKPQARTLAQDRGIRCVVLDYDAMRGLDDSDSRLF; encoded by the coding sequence GTGCGTTTGGTGATTGCGGAGTGCTCGGTCGACTATGCCGGACGGTTGTCGGCTCACTTGCCGCTCGCCAAACGGCTCCTCATGGTGAAGAACGACGGCAGCCTGCTCGTCCACTCCGACGGCGGCTCCTACAAGCCGCTGAACTGGATGAGCCCGCCCTGCGTGCTCACGACGGTCGAGCCCGACGAGACGCAGGCCGCGGCCGGGATCACCGAGCTGTGGAAGGTCACGCACAAGAAGACCGGCGACGCCCTCATCGTGTCGATCCACGAGGTCCACCACGACAGCGCGCACGAACTCGGCCTTGATCCGGGCCTCCAGAAGGACGGCGTCGAAGCACACCTGCAGAAGCTCCTCGCCGAACAGATCGAGCTCCTCGGCGACGGCTACCGACTCATCCGCCGCGAGTACATGACCGCGATCGGCCCGGTCGACATCCTCGCCACCGACGCGACCGGGGCGTCCGTCGCGGTCGAACTGAAGCGCCGCGGCGACATTGACGGCGTCGAGCAGCTCACCCGCTACCTCGAACTCATGAACCGCGACCCGCTCCTCGCTCCCGTGCAGGGCGTGTTCGCCGCACAGGAGATCAAGCCGCAGGCGCGCACCCTCGCCCAGGACCGCGGCATCCGCTGCGTCGTCCTCGACTACGACGCGATGCGCGGCCTCGACGACAGCGACTCCCGCCTCTTCTGA